The DNA region AGTAGCCGGGAATTACGGCCTGAGCAGGTTTTCTACCTACCGTGCCACGCTAGCCTATGACAGGATTTTTGGCTCAAGTTCCGTGAGCAGTGCTTTGATCTTCACCCAGCAAAAATCTTATAATAATGTGGATATCCCTGCTGCCGTGCAAGGCTTTTCGGGAAGGACAACCTACAATTATAGGCTCAAATATTTTGCTGAAGCGACTTACGCTTATAACGGATCTGAAAACTTTGCTCCGGGTAAGCGATATGGCTTTTTCCCCGCCGGAGCAATAGGTTGGATAGCAAGCGAGGAACCATTTTTTAAAGAGAATGTAAGTTTTATTTCCTTTTTGAAACTAAGGGCTTCTTATGGTGTGGTTGGTAATGACCAGATTGGTGGTAGCCGTTTCCTGTTCAATAGTTATTATGCTGATGCCGGGGGCAGTTCGTTCGGTAATCCTCCTTCTGGCGCTAACGGACTGCGGGAAGCGTTTTTGGGTAACAAGAACATCACCTGGGAGCGCGGCTACAAAAAGAATATTGCATTTGAAGGTAAGTTCTTCAGTGATATAATCACCCTTAATGTTGACCTTTTCCGTGAGAACAGGAAACAAATTCTGGTAAGCGCCTTGGTTCCCGACGCCGCCGGTCTTCCTAATTCTCCGCCAATCAACAAAGGAGAAGTAATGAACCAGGGCTTTGAGACTGAGTTGGGGGTTCGTAAGAAATTCCATAGCCTGGTGTTAAACTTGAAAGGCAACATAGGATTCAACCGAAGCAAGGTACTGGATAACAATGAGGCTACGCCTGTTTACGGCTATCAGTCAGGTATAGGCAAACGTGTGTATCAACCGCTGGGCCTTGTTGCCGAAGGATTTTTTCAAAACACTGCAGAGATCACATCAAGACCAACCCAGACATATACGAGTAATGTAATTCCCGGTGACCTTAAGTACAAGGATGTTAACGGTGACGGGGTCGTTAATGATTTTGACCGTGTAGCCATCGGTTATACGACTATCCCTGAAATTCAATACGGCATAACCCTAGATCTGAACTACAGGAATTTTGATCTCAGCATCCTTTTCCAGGGTTCGGCCCACTCAAGTGTATATTTTGACCAGTTTGGTTACGTACCATTTGATAGGCAGGGAACCGCCCTTAAGGAGCAGCTTAACAGCTGGACACCGGAGACTGCTGCGACCGCTACTTATCCAAGGATAGACATTGGTGCTAATCCCAATAACACCAGGCTATCCACCTTCACACAGCAGAACGGCGATTACCTGAGGTTGAAAAATGCCGAGATCGGTTATACGTTCTCTCAAGAGCTACTCAGAAAAGCAGGTCTTAAAAAGGTAAGATTATTTGCCAATGGTCAGAATCTTTACACTTGGTCTAAAATCAAGTTCGTAGATCCGGAGTATGGCAGTGGAGGCATAGGCAACACCTACCCGCAACAAAAAGTATATAATTTCGGTGTCAAACTCGACTTCTAAGATCTCATAAATAGTATCATGAAAAAAACTACAATAATAGCGGCGATCTTGTTATTTACATCTTCATTCTATTCGTGTAAGAAATATTTAGATCTCGCTCCAAACGAAAATATCTCTGAGGAACAAGCCTTCAGCACAATGATTCAAACGGAGAACTTCGCTAATAATATTTATGCGGAACTTCCGATATATCAGCAAAGGCTAAGCGACGGCTTCACTACGTTGGATTGCCTGAGCGACGAAGCTGCACCAACTTATTTTCAAGGAGGCAGAACCTTCAACAGCGGCGGTTATGGCCCCACCAACATCACCAATTTTATCGGGAATATATGGGGTAATGCGTTCAAAAATATAAGAAAGTGTAATATTTTGCTGGAAAAATTACCCTCGGTACCGACCATACAGGCAAATGATAATGAAACCAGAAAGAGATTACGGGGAGAAGGATTGTTCTTACGTGCATTCCTGTATTTCGACATCCTCAAAGTATTTGGCAAATTTCCGATCATCGACATGGCGCTAAAACCTGATGACGAATTTAAGGTACAAAGGAATACATATGACGAATGTGTTGCATTTATCCAGAAGGACCTCGACGAGGCTGTCACACTGCTGCCGTTAAATTACCCTACCAATCAATTGGGAAGGGCTAACAAGGGAATGTGCATGGCGTTGAAGTCGCGGCTCTTGTTGTACGCTGCTAGCCCCTTGAACTCGGCAGATAACGCTGCAAAATGGCAGGCTGCTGCTAAAGCTTCGAAAGAGGTTATCGATCTTAACCAATATTCATTATATAACCAGAATTCAGACAAGGCTGAGAATTACAAGGCTATATTCAATGTATTTGCCAACAATGAGATCATCTGGTTTTTGAATTTAGGGAATGGTAAAAGATTTGAGCAGAATTATTATCCTACTTGTAACGGAGGTTGGGGTGATGAAACGCCCACCCAAAATTTTGTGGACGAGTTTCAGATGGACAATGGAAAGGATATCACTGACCCGACATCAGGCTATGATTCCGCAAGGCCTTACCTGCACAGGGAGCCGAGGTTCTATGGCACTGTATGGTACAATGGAAGCGTGATCCGCGGCATCCGCGTTCAGACTAACCCGGGAGGCAATGCAGCTATCAATGGTGGTAACGACAATACGAAAACCGGTTATTACACCCGGAAGTTTAGCGACGAATCTGTGGATCTATACAATGGACCGGGCAAGCAAATGATGAGCATATGGTTCCGATTGGCAGAAATGTACCTTAACTATGCCGAAGCGAGCAATGAAGCTAATTCTAATCCTGCTGCCGACCCTTTTATATATAGCTATGTGAACCTGATCAGGTCAAGGGCCGGCTTACCTGGACTTGTGACTGGTTTATCAAAAACACAGATGCGATTGGCCATCAGGCACGAAAGAAGGATAGAATTAAGTTTTGAAGAGCACCGATTCTTCGATGACAGAAGATGTAAGCTAACCTTTGGCGGCCCGATAAAAGGTATTGTGTGGGCTGATGCAGCAGGCACGAGTTATACGCTGATCACAGCGGAAAACAGGGCATTCGATCCTAAAATGTACTACATGCCAATCCCGCAGCGAGAAATTGATATTACCAAGATGGAGCAAAATCCGGGTTGGCAATAATTAATTCGCTATTAACGTCCCGGGCATTCCAATGTGTAGTGCCCGGGACGTTAAATTTTGTTTATATTCCAAAATAAGCCTGCAAAACCGTGCTAATGACCCCGGTAGTGTGTTTAATGATACGGTGAGCGCCTTGCTTGGCAATTATAATATTCGCAGGGCAGGGCCATCTGCGGCGAAGTTGGATAGAATAGATGCTAATAGAGTGCTGTCTATTTATAAAGAGATATTCGCTGATGCATCAAATACCAAATTTGTATTCACAGGTAGTATAGATACCTCAGTACTAAAACCTCTGTTGGTGAATTATTTGTCGGCACTCCCGAAATCGGCGAAGAAAATGAGCTCAAGTAACCTGGATATTGATATTCCTAAAGGGGAAATAACTAAGACGGTATATAAAGGCACAGACGCTAAGTCAACTGTCGTACTTGTGTTTTCGGGCGATATGCCCTACAGTATAGCAAACCGGATAGGTTTGGACGCATTGAAAGAAGTGTTATCCATTAGATTAACAGAGCGTCTGCGTGAAGAGGAAAACGGTGTATATAGTCCATCGGTATATGCTACGATAAGTAAGTACCCAAGCAATAGATACCGTTTGGTGGTACAGTTTGGCTGTGGTCCCCAAAATGTGGAGAAACTCATAGCATCGACATTAGATGAATTAAATAAAATCAAAAGAGAAGGACCTGCTCAAATAAATGTAGACAAATGGCGTGCCGAAACATTTAGGCAGCGTGAAGTAGAGCTAAAAACCAACGATTGGTGGTTAAGCTATCTTAACGGGCAATTGCAAACCGAAGAGGACGTGCAGCAGTTGAATGAAGTACCGGAGTTGATCAATCATATTACATCTGACGGGTTGAGAGAATTGGCTAATAAATATTTGACAGGAGCTAATTATATTAGAGCAGTATTACTGCCTGAAATCAGTAATTAACTTGAGTTCGGGTTAAGCCGTCAATAAAAGTTGATTGTCATGTCGATCAAAGATAATATTAAGCGATGGCTTTTTCATTTCGGATTCTGCTCGAACAAATTGCCATGGCTATGGTCCAGATAGAAGATGGCGAGTTAAGATCAGAGAGGTTTACATTAAAAATTGCTAAGATTCATGATAGAAAGCGTAAAATTGCATCTGATTTAGATAAACCGATATTCGAAAAAATAATTTATGGCTTTTTATTCAGTGTTAGGTCTGCAATCATAGGCTTTCCTGTCGGTCAAACTTTATTAGGATCATTTTAATTAACCAATACCATTTATAATGCTTTTCAGGGTTATGCTGATATTGATGTATTGAATTGTCATTTCTCATATTTAGCGCTAATCGACAGGGAATTTAACCAACAATAATTCCATCAATTTGTCAACTTGCAAGTAGCAGGAAATCGTGAAGGAAGCGGTCGATACCTTTCCCTATGGGCTAAAATAAGTATTTTTAGTCAGTCCATAGGAAAATCGAATCTTTTCTAAGAAACTTTTAATTCGTTTACAATCTTTAGTTGTTCCAAAAGGTGGTTCGAATTATGTCAAGTCAGGTAAACTGAATTTTATTATATAACCAATATGTTCTTTTACGTAGTTTCTGAATAATCTATATAAATGATTTCAAGAAAAATTGATAAACGATATATATCCGTTAAGCAATTGGACAATGGATAAGTTAATCCCCTTTTACTTAAACTCTCTATCATTTATTTATTAAAATAAGCATATATTAGTCTCATCAAACCGCCTTATCCTCATGATGCCCAAAAATACCTTAAAATCCAAGCCTGAAGCCCTGGCTTTCAGTATACTGGCAGGTGTAGTGCTACAAGAGCATACCTCGAATTCTGCAACTTTTTGTCATCCTTATCATCTTTTCATGAAAAGAATCTGTTTACCTTTTATTTGCTTTCCTGCCGCAATAACCCGCGCTTATCCTCGGGGCGGGCAAAGCCAACAAAGCTATATGAGTGGAATCAAAGTGAAACGACTATCATAATAGGCCGAATAGTCATCGCACCCTATCCAAATCCTATCGGAACATATTCAGGTATGCAATAGCAAATTCAATTATCGACTACATGATAATCGGGGACATGCCATGTGCGTTGTTGCAAGTTTTCAATTATTTGTAAACACGTGGTAAATAAACGGATTAGACTCGGTATTCGAAGGATAGGCAGATTCAACCTCAAACCTTTTAAAAGATGAAGTCTCTTCATCGATGACTTTAGTTGTATCATTTACGGTCTTCCCCACTCATGAGCAAAACGCATTTCCATCCACAGAATGTCAGGCATCAGGACGACGAGTTCACTAGCTCCTTTATAAATAGGTATTAATCAGATGCCGACATAGTTACCGGGCTTTACGCCAGGAAATTAGCGTAGATGTGGGAAATGAACCTGGCAGAGATGGCGTTCATTGATTCTATACCACGATGTCGACTATCTGGTATCGAAGATTTACTTATTTGGGACACGGTTTAGATGCATCGTTAAGCACATTGAATATCACGACCAAGGACAATATCAATAAATACTAATTAACTCATGAAAAAATCAATCTTAATCACGATTCTGTTCGTTTCCATAACGAACTGTCTTTTTGCCCAATGGATGACCAACGGCACCAATATTTACAATAATAATACCGGTAACGTCGGTATAGGTACCACTACGCCAGGTAATTTGTTTGTAGTTTCAGGAACAACTGCAAGTCCTTTAACTGTGGCGCGAACAACTGCTTCATCAAATATCAGTGTGGAATTCAAAAACTCCACCGGTTCCTGGTTTGCGGGACAGGGGGCAACAGGAAACTTTGGTATTGCCACCAATAATAATATTGGAGTAGGCGCTCCATTTAATATTACAACAGTTGGTAACGTTGGTATCGGCACAACAACCCCGGGAAACCTGCTTGAAGTTTCAGGAACGATCCCAAGTCCTTTGACCATTACCCGAACAACCGCATCGAATATCAGTGTAGAATTTAAAAACCCCACGGGTTCGTGGTTTGCGGGTCAAGCTTCAACAGGAAACTTTGGTATTGCTACCAATAATAATATTGGAGTAGGTGCCCCATTTAATATTACAAATAACGGTAATGTGGGTATTGGCACTACTACTCCCAGTGGCAGATTACAGGTGATAGGCACCGTAAATTCCACTGTCACCGGAGCGGCGGGAGATAACAATAACTATATGTTTTCAAATCCGAATGCTGCCAATACAAGCAATGATCCTAGAGGTGGTATTTGGCTGGATAATGACGGGCGGTTTAAATTGCGGTCAGTTACTGGGTATGGATTTGCATTCAGAAGTACCGCTGATACTTTCGATATTCTCAACATCAATGATAATGGCCTTTCTATAGGTACCCAAACGATGCCTTCGGGATATAAGCTGGCAGTTAACGGTAGCGCCATTGCGACTGCTGTTTTCGTCAAGGTCAATTCCGAGTGGCCTGACTATGTGTTTAAGCCAGCGTATCACCTACGCCCTTTGACTGAAGTAAAAGCTTATATCGATCAAAATCGGCATTTGCCAGAAACCCCCTCTGCCGATGAAATAGCAAAGGATGGACTGAACCTTGGCGAGATGAACAAGCTGTTGATGAAGAAAGTTGAGGAACTGACTTTGTACCTGATCGAAAAAGACCAAATTATTACTGAACAACAAAAAAAGTTGTCCGATCAAGAGTTAATAAATAAGACCTCGGAAGAACGTGTGAAACGACTTGAACGCCTTTTGCCTTCTTTAAAAACAAATCCGTAATTCTCAATAATCAACATAGCTACTATCAACTGCCCCGAAAGCGGTTCTTAGGTAGCCTCTTATCACTTCATAAAAACATGAGAAAGTTAAAGAATGTACTTGTTTTAACGACGCTTTTTGCTCATTAAAAAGCACCGCACAGATGAATGTACCATCTCAAACCTCGGGTTCAGGTCCTTTGGGGACATCTGGTTCCCTGTTGACATTTACATCCGGTGGACCGCCATACCCTGCAGCCATACAGAGGGTATGGGGCTTAAACCTTGGCGGAACCAACGTATAGCCGGTTAAGGTTTACAATTCAAGTTTATTGGTGGGGTATCAGTCAAACAATCAGGACTACTGCACAGGGAACATTTTTGCAACCGGATACGTCGATATCGGCACACGGATACCAAAGGATATAAACTTGGCGTGAACGGTAGCGTTATTGCAACTTCGGTTACTGTCAGGCTTTATGGCAGCTGGGCTGATTATGTTTTCAAGCCGACTTATAAGCTTCCATCTTTAACAGAGGTTAAAGCCTATATCGATCAATACAAACATTTACCCGAGATTCCATCCGAGCAGGAAATCGCTAAAAACGGGCAAAATCTTGGGGAGATGAATAAGCTGCTGCTCAAAAAAGTAGAAGCGCTGACGCTGTACCTCATCGAAAATAAAAAACAAATCGACGAATTGAAAACCCAAGTTTCCTTATTGAAAACCGGGAAAAAATAATGTTAACATGAAAAAGACGCTATTTATTCTATTCACATTCCTCGTCTTATCAAAAATTACGTATGCGCAAAATACCTTTTCATCTTCCGGGAACGTAGGAATCGGGACAACCACTCCGGCGACCGCTTTTGATGTCAAAGGTGCCATTTCTGTAAAAGGCATGAACGTGGATGACACTCAGACCATATCTGTTTCCGCTGATGGAACCTATGTGATTGCCAGCGGAAACCGCATTAAAGGAACATATACGCTCAGCTTTGAAGCGCCGAACAGGGTGCAGACAGTTGTACTTCTAGCTAATGCAACCCATTATGATTATATCAGTTCGCTTTCAATATTGCAATCACAAAAAAATTAGAGAGCTATTGTATAGGATTAGTAAATTGCTTACTTTTATTTGAGTTTATAGTTGTCAAAAGAACATTTATATCATCATTAACCTAACCAATCACATCAATATGAAAGCCTTCATTCCTGATATCTCATAAATTTAACTCTCCTGGTTTAGTAGTCTATCCTGTATGCTTCGCGGAACACCCGTGTCTCTAATTAGACATTGGTGCTAATCTGTATGTCAAAAACGATCATATTCAATACCTATCCTTATTCAATTAGACGATGAAAAAACTGTACATAATCATTTTCTCGCTTTTGGCCTTTTCCCAACTTTCAATGGCCCAATGGATGACCAATGTAAATAATATTTATAATAACAATACAGGCAACGTCGGTATAGGCAGTAATAACCCAACAGCCAAGTTAACTGTCTTTCATTCAATACTGTTGGGAAGTTCCGCTAAGAATAGCCTGCTGTTAAGCTCTACCGGTGGCGCGACCGCAAATAACGTTCAAAACAATATTTGGTTGGTCAGGAATTCGGCCGGAAGCGATTTTACCACGGCAAGGCTACACGATGGTATTTCGATAGACGGATCATTTATAACACCACAAACAGATACACGCACCTGGTGGGAACGCGACCCGACAGCGGATGTGCAGTCCTGGGGTTCGGCTGCAACTACCTATCTGACCATTAAACAAGGTAACCTGGGATTAGGAACCATCACTCAGGCCGCGAAGCTGGATGTTACCGTTGGCAGCTCCAGCTTTACCAATAATATCAGGTTTGGCGACGCTAATCCGGGGTATCTTGCTGCAGGAACGGCCGGTATCTTCATGAGTAATAATGTCGGCAGTCCGGTATTCACTGTTCTGCATACCGGTAATGTCGGTATTGGGCAGACCAATCCACAGAATAAGCTGGACGTCAACGGTTCAATTCATTCCAAATCAGTATTGATTGATCTAAATGGCTGGTCAGATTATGTGTTCAAAAAAGACTATCTGCTAATGCCTTTAAGTGAAGTTAAAGCCTATATAGATCTAAACGAGCATTTGCCAGAAGTCCCATCGGAACAGGAAATTGTTAAGAAAGGCCTGGATGTGAGTGAGATGAACAAATTGCTGATGAAAAAGGTGGAAGAACTGACCTTGTACCTCATCGAAAATCAAAAACAAATCGACGAATTGAAAAGCAAGGTTTCCTTATTGGAAACCGACAAAAAATAACCTCAACATGAAAAAGACACTATTTATTTTATTCATGCTCTTCGTTTTATCAAACATCACGTATGCGCAAAACACCTTTCCATCTTCAGGGAATATAGGCGTAGGCACAACTACTCCGGTGACGGCTCTTAATGTCAACGGAGCTATTTCTATTAAAGGAATAAATGTCAATGATACTCAGACTATATCCACTCCAGCCGACGGCACATGCGTAATTGCCGGCGGGGCCCGCATAAAGGGACTTATACGCTCAGCTTTGAAGCAGCGAATAGGGTGCAGACAGTAGTGCTTCTGGCTAATGCAATCCAGTTTGACTATAATAGTTCGGACATCATTGCCCAAGACAATAACAACCATTCACAATCAAAAAATAATTAAAATGAAGAAAACCTTATTATCACTAACTCTCTTGCTTACTTCTTCAATTATTGCTAATGCCCAATGGACAACCAACGGTACGGTGACCTCGACCACGAATTCAGTGGGCATCAGCACGACTGCCCCCATTTCGAGATTCCAGGTCAATAGCACCGTCAACAAGTTTTCAGTGGGCAGCGCCTTCTACCAGGGACTGAATTATGGTACCTCGTACGTTGGGT from Mucilaginibacter sp. SJ includes:
- a CDS encoding M16 family metallopeptidase, with protein sequence MCSARDVKFCLYSKISLQNRANDPGSVFNDTVSALLGNYNIRRAGPSAAKLDRIDANRVLSIYKEIFADASNTKFVFTGSIDTSVLKPLLVNYLSALPKSAKKMSSSNLDIDIPKGEITKTVYKGTDAKSTVVLVFSGDMPYSIANRIGLDALKEVLSIRLTERLREEENGVYSPSVYATISKYPSNRYRLVVQFGCGPQNVEKLIASTLDELNKIKREGPAQINVDKWRAETFRQREVELKTNDWWLSYLNGQLQTEEDVQQLNEVPELINHITSDGLRELANKYLTGANYIRAVLLPEISN
- a CDS encoding RagB/SusD family nutrient uptake outer membrane protein; translated protein: MKKTTIIAAILLFTSSFYSCKKYLDLAPNENISEEQAFSTMIQTENFANNIYAELPIYQQRLSDGFTTLDCLSDEAAPTYFQGGRTFNSGGYGPTNITNFIGNIWGNAFKNIRKCNILLEKLPSVPTIQANDNETRKRLRGEGLFLRAFLYFDILKVFGKFPIIDMALKPDDEFKVQRNTYDECVAFIQKDLDEAVTLLPLNYPTNQLGRANKGMCMALKSRLLLYAASPLNSADNAAKWQAAAKASKEVIDLNQYSLYNQNSDKAENYKAIFNVFANNEIIWFLNLGNGKRFEQNYYPTCNGGWGDETPTQNFVDEFQMDNGKDITDPTSGYDSARPYLHREPRFYGTVWYNGSVIRGIRVQTNPGGNAAINGGNDNTKTGYYTRKFSDESVDLYNGPGKQMMSIWFRLAEMYLNYAEASNEANSNPAADPFIYSYVNLIRSRAGLPGLVTGLSKTQMRLAIRHERRIELSFEEHRFFDDRRCKLTFGGPIKGIVWADAAGTSYTLITAENRAFDPKMYYMPIPQREIDITKMEQNPGWQ